The following proteins come from a genomic window of Nicotiana tomentosiformis chromosome 12, ASM39032v3, whole genome shotgun sequence:
- the LOC138903236 gene encoding uncharacterized protein produces MGIVEINRVDFAVFHMTGSAKRWWSDFMLTRPAGSPALTYELFSWLFLEKFLPITLKEDYRMQFERLQRGSMTVTHYETRFVDLACHALLLLLAEGERVRRFIYGLTRPIRLQMAKEIRSEIPFQAAANVARRIEMVLAQEKW; encoded by the coding sequence atgggtatagttgagattaatagggtcgattttgcagTATTTCatatgacgggttctgccaagagatggtggagtgattttatgttgaccagaccagctgggtcgcctgcactGACTTATGAGTTGTTCTcatggctatttctagagaagttcctccctatcacattgaagGAGGATTATCGCAtgcaatttgagcgtctccagcggggcagtatgactgttactcattaCGAGAcacgttttgtggatctagcctgtcatgctctccttttacttcttGCTGAGGGAGAGAGGGTGAGAAGGTTTATTTATGGACTCACTcgccctatcaggcttcagatggccaaggagatcaGAAGTGAGATtccctttcaggcggctgctaatgttgctaggaggatcgagatggttcttgcacaggaaaaatggtag